The region CCGAAATTCGGTACACCCATTCTCGGCAAGTCTTTATTCCTAATTTCATAAATTGACTTCCTCCTGGCCTGAACGCCTCTCACCGCCGTTTTGATTTTCCTCCATCCCAAATGATTGAGTTCTGCTAAATTCAGCACCACGCAAAACCCACTGACCGCAAACATGAAGACCAAAAACACGGTCTTCTCCGTTGGTCTGGAAACATAGCACTCGACATCTTTTATGCAGGGGTATCGATCACACTCGTACACTGAGGGCACGTTGAATCCGTAAAGGAAATATTGACCCACTAAAAACCCAATCTCCAGAGCGTTTCTGAAAACCACTTGGATTATGTAAAATCTGCCGATGCCTTCTTGCCGCCTCATTTTCGATTTAGTAGTTCTCATGGCCGGATTTGGTATCTCTTTGACTTCCAAACACTCGGGCTCGGCTTCTTTGGTTGAGTTTTCTGTGTTCTGAAGTACTCCATTAACAATtgtgtttttaatctttttgcTGTCGTCGCGCTTCAATGGATCCTCCTTATCCAACGTTAGAAACACAGTGGAATATCTGCGCTCCTTTTTTGCAGACTGATGGACAGAGTAAGTAATAAAACAGAGACTTGGGGTGCAAACCATAATGATCTGAAACACCCAGTATCGGATGTGGGAAATCGGGAATGCCTTGTCGTAGCATGCCTGGTTACAACCAGGTTGTAATGTATTGCACACAAACATGGTTTGCTCATCATCATAGACTGTCTCTCCAACTATCGCTACGATTAGAATCCGGAAGATCACCACCACTGTTAATAGGATcctaaaagcaaacaaacaaacaaacatacgaTAAATAATTGTGTATTAGATTTGCGTTTTGGTTTGATTTGGTTTGACACCTCATAAACTAGAGACAATTTAAACATTTCAGTCCCCGAGTGTTTTGGGAGCTGTCCGGTGCTGAAACACAACAGCTCGAGTTTACATTGCATGGTTGTAGGCTACTTCTTTCCAGCACGATATTAAAATGTTATCATTTTCAATATTccaatgttaaatgttaactgTTATTATGGTTGAAATGCGAATGTTATCAACAAGGAGCAGGCAGTTTTGGGAACCATGTTTGTCCGAATTATGTTGAAACTCGCTTTGTCTATGTGGATTCAGAGAACCTGAATAAAATTGAATTCACATAAATGGATAAATCAAGCAAGAACCCCGTCTACGGCTGTGTTAGCCGTTTTCCAACACAATATGCAGCATAGTTTTGACTTTCTACATGAgcacttaataaataaatgtagtttGTACTTTATGTAAATATAGCTCACTTTTCCGCTTACCTTCCTATCATAGTGGAGTGCTGCTGGACAGCAGCCTCCAGGAGCCTCTCTAGGATGGTCCATTCCCCCATTTCTGTTCATCCGGAGACGAGAGCAACACAGCACTCTGCGCGAATTCCTATGAAATGTTATTATTTCCTGTTTTACTCTCCAGAGGTTCCGATTTTATCTGGCAAATGCATTGATCACGAGCCGCAGTTGCCTCCTTCTGCTGCGCGTCTCTGCCGAAAGCTCACTCGACGATCCAACACTTTTGCTTGTCTTCGAGTCTGAAGTGCTGATTAGTATAAGCCCTCCTATTTTCGATCTTCAGATCAGGTTGACGGGTCGCGCGGTGTCTGGGTGGAGGGAGGTTGGATTTAATGTCTTGCCAGCGCTAATCCCCCTTTAAGTAGTCTCCTCTTGCGTCACGCACAGACAGGTTGGTGGAGAGCGGCCAAAGTACCAggatttctcattttcattattcTCCAAATATACGCGAACCCAGATTAATCTGTAATAAAATGATTGGTGTTAAGCTCAATGCGCCGCGGGTGTTTCTCGTTTACAACACACAGAAATTACTGAGTCAGGCAGAATTATGCCCGATTTCGATGAAACCGATTAAACTCAGTTTGTAAGTGTGGTTGCACGCGCGATGTGTCCTAAGGCTGTGGGGTCACGGTATGGTGTCCTGAATTTATTTGGAGACTTCTCAGATAGTTACTTGTTGCCTAGCTATATGATTACAGTGCACCTTTCGCATGTCCTTGACTACGCGTGAGATTACCTGACTTGTGCATGGTATCATGCTATCGCTGTATTAGCAAGCACCCGTATCGTAATAGGTGTGCTCTGACAAAGTGGAAAGTGCTATCCTGAGTTACTAATCGCTTTACGGGGTTGCCTGTGAATattcaaaaatagaaacaaatgATCTGGCTCCGCCTTGCATTTCGCCTTTCGATCCGATCAACTCTACCACAGAGTATGGAGCCTGCTCACATGGCGTGTAGACTAATTGGAGTATCTTCAGGCAGAGGTAAGTTTATTAGCTTATGTGCTTTGAGATCGTTTTGAGGGTATTAGAATAATCACCAAATTAGCAAAATGAACTGCACCCACAAGTATGGACGcctaattgatttttttttttaaacttccgctcagataacaaaaaaataaagtgcaaaatattTACCGTTTCACTTTCAGTTTACAAAGCCACGTTTTCCAATGACCCAAATAATTCCCCCCTGGATAGATAAAAGTAGCGTTCTGAAAAAATGTGGATAAACACATTCGAGTAGTTGAACTCAACTCCCTTCCTGGCATTTCACCGAACAATGCAGGCCCTAGTAACACACAAAATAGGCCTACTTGTGGATGAAGCGTGCTATGTCTGTCACGTGACCACCTTCCTCCCATAGAACGATTTATTTAATGCTTGTCATGCTGTGCAAACAAATGCGTTTAAACGTCTGCCTATTAATGTCACTGAAATGAAAGTTTATGGTATTGGATCGTACACAGAATTATCTCACAGCAGTAGCATTTAATAATCtcagatgtgatttttttataaCCTTCAACTCGATGACTCGCTGTGATAACGTTATCTTCTACTTCGTTGACGTAGTCGCTGTGATTTTGAACAACATTATATACAGTTATATTAATCTGTGCGTTGAGGGTTTGAtttataatgtttaaaaaaaaaaataataataataataattgcgtTAACATAAAATATCCAGATTAACACACACCCAGGCTAATTAATACGGTTCTGTTGCATTGTTACTGCACGCCGTTCGCCAGGGACGTTTACATACATTAGCTACTCTCTTTTCTAGCTGAACCCTCCATGGGATCACCGACAACATCGTGTAGCCTATTCAGAGAATAAAACGTGCAAACGTTAGTATAGCTAAGGAACGGTTGTGTTAGACTGATCTCGCAGGAGTCCCAATCTTTGCTGGATATCCAGAATATCGTTTGTTGTGcaaggaaattgatttttattaatttcacatttgatAGCTTCCGTCCGTTGACCAGCCCATTCGgtaaaataaccaaataattAAATTGGGGACATTCACCTATCGTACATATTGCCTTATACAAAATGTCTGGAATGGAAAACGTGGAAAGCCATTGGTCATTCATCGATGAAACAAGAATAAAGGACTGTGTACTTGCAAAGAGCCTGCCCAAGATTTGAGACTTTATGCTGCTCTTTCTTGAGGGATTACCAACCTGTTCAACACTAAAAATCGAAGATACTTATTTTGGAATCGCGTGTGCGCTTCCACATTTGTCAGACACTCTGTAAAGCAAGGAAATTAGACTACCAGACAAAGTGTGTTGCAAGTCCCgggtcttatttatttataaaccaATAAATATCCATATATAAATTGCACTTGTGTGTAAACAAACTGTACATGACAATAATCCAAAGGAAGCTGTCTGGGTTCGCCAGAAGCCTGACGTTGGCATGGGGGAATTTTCGCTTAGAAACACTTCCTGTGGACAATGGAAGGGCCAGCCTCGTCGTATTCTTGCTTGCTGATCCACATCTGCTGGAAGGTGGACAGGGAGGCCAGGATGGAGCCACCAATCCAGACAGAGTACTTGCGCTCAGGAGGGGCAATGATCTAAAATGACGAAATAGCGTTAGAATTCAAAAGCAGCTAATTCTTCAATAAAATTAGCTTTCTCTATTTCTGCAAAACAGCATGGTTTAATATCGTATCCGGTCTCtatgatgagagagagggaaaaagagcgTTACCTTGATTTTCATGGTGCTGGGGGCCAGGGCGGTGATTTCCTTCTGCATGCGGTCAGCAATACCGGGGTACATGGTGGTACCGCCAGACAAGACGTTATTAGCGTACAGATCCTTCCTGATGTCAATGTCACACTTCATGATGCTGTTGTAGGTCGTTTCGTGAATACCGGCAGACTCCATACCTGTGGCAAGGGACAGGAACGCAGGCTGTCAATTTACACTTACCCCCCGCATAAATACACAAAAGTTATTCAACTGTTAGAACAGGTGGCCAGGCGCGAGGAGAGCTAACAGGTGCTGAAGTGGACAGCTCCCTGGCAGCTGAGTACACACCGTCACAGCAGGCTCCGCGTCATgtaaaatccattgaaacttgATACATgcccaaatgtgttctatttcagtCGATGGGTTTTTATTAGGACTATATCTAATGAGTGCACTGAAATCTTGGTCTATTCTGCTGTTGCGCACAACTGAGTGAAGGCGTTACGCATTTAGTCGTGATTATTGGCTATACTCACCAATGAAAGACGGCTGGAAGAGGGTCTCGGGGCAACGGAAACGCTCGTTGCCAATGGTGATGACCTGGCCGTCAGGCAACTCGTAACTCTTCTCCAGGGAGGACGAGGAAGCAGCTGTGGCCATCTCGTTCTCAAAGTCCAGGGCCACGTAGCAGAGCTTTTCCTTGATGTCACGAACGATCTCACGCTCAGCTGTTACGATTGAACATAtgtaatattgttttattaaaaaaatacagatttAAATTGACTGTTAAAATGTGTAAACCCCGTTCTTTTTACGGCTCAGTTCTCAGGAAACCAGCGCCCCCCTTACCCGTGGTGACGAAAGA is a window of Conger conger chromosome 1, fConCon1.1, whole genome shotgun sequence DNA encoding:
- the LOC133141777 gene encoding gap junction delta-2 protein-like, with amino-acid sequence MGEWTILERLLEAAVQQHSTMIGRILLTVVVIFRILIVAIVGETVYDDEQTMFVCNTLQPGCNQACYDKAFPISHIRYWVFQIIMVCTPSLCFITYSVHQSAKKERRYSTVFLTLDKEDPLKRDDSKKIKNTIVNGVLQNTENSTKEAEPECLEVKEIPNPAMRTTKSKMRRQEGIGRFYIIQVVFRNALEIGFLVGQYFLYGFNVPSVYECDRYPCIKDVECYVSRPTEKTVFLVFMFAVSGFCVVLNLAELNHLGWRKIKTAVRGVQARRKSIYEIRNKDLPRMGVPNFGRTQSSDSAYV